Part of the Lolium rigidum isolate FL_2022 chromosome 6, APGP_CSIRO_Lrig_0.1, whole genome shotgun sequence genome, gcatttattttatctagtttgctttatttactattgctaaaatggccaaccctgaaaatactaagttgtgtgacttcactagcacaaataataatgatttcttatgcacacctattgctccactcgctactacagcgagaattctttgaaattaaacctcgctttacttaatcttgttatgcgagagcaattttctggtgttagttctgatgatgctgctgcccatctcaatacttttgttgaactatgtgaaatgcaaaaatataaagatgtagatggtgacattataaaattaatattgttcactttctcattaagaggaagagctaaagattggttgctatctctgcctaagaatagtattgattcatggactaaatgcaaggatgcttttattggtagatattatcccccgctaaaattatatcttttaggagtagcataatgaattttaaacaattagataatgaacatgttgctcaagcttgggaaagaatgaaatctctggttaaaaattgcccaacccatggatcgactacttggatgatcatccaaaccttctatgcagactaaatttttcttcgcggaatttattggattcagctgctggaggtacctttatgtccatcactcttggtgaagcaacaaagctccttgataatatgatggttaattactctgaatggcacacggaaagagctccacaaggtaagaaggtaaattcgttgaagaatcctcttccttgaatgataaggttgatgctattatgtctatgcttgtgaatgataggactaatgttgatcctaataatgttccattagcttcattggttgcccaagaagaacatgttgatgtaaacttcattaaaaataataatttcaacaacaatgcttatcgtaacaattctagtaataactataggccatatccttataataatggtaacggttatgctaattcttatgggaattcttacaacaataataggaatacaccccctcgacttgaagccatgcttaaagaatttattagtacacaaactgcctttaacaaatctgttgaggaaaagctcaataaaattgatattcttgtttctagagttgatagtcttgcctccgatgttgatcttttgaaatcgaaagttatgcctaatagggatattgaaaataaaattgttactacagcaaatgccatccaagttagaattaatgagaatataagattaatggccgaactgcgtgctaggtgggatagagaagaaaatgaaaaactagctaaagagaaaaatgtagctaaagtttggactattaccaccactagcaatgctaatgattcacatgttgctgcaccccctactatcaatggtaaaataattggtgttggcaatgcttctactcctagtgcaaagcgcgcaaaactacctgaaactgctaaaactgctgaaactgcttgtgataaaactgctgaaattttttccaaccttggggatgataatcccattgctttagattgtaatgatttagattttgatgattgccacatctctgaagttataaagttcttgcaaaaacttgctaagagtctcaatgctagcgctataaatttggctttcacaaaacatattacaaatgctctcataaaagctagagaagagaaactaaaacttgaaacttctattcctagaaagctagaggatggttgggagcccatcattaaaatgagagtcaaagattttgattgtaatgctttatgtgatcttggtgcaagtatttcgttatgcctaagaaagtctatgatatgcttgacttgccaccattgaaaaattgttatttggatgttaatctcgctgataatgctaaaaagaaacctttggggagagttgacaatgttcatattatggttaacaataaccttgtccccgttgattttgttgtcttggatattgaatgcaatgcatcttgccccattatattgggaagaccttttcttcgaaccgttggtgctactattgatatgaaggaaggtaatattaaatatcaatttcctctcaagaaaggtatggaacacttccctagaaagagaatgaagttaccttatgattctattattagaacaaattatgatgttgatgcatcatcttttgatgttacttgagttgcactttctgcgcctagctgaaaggcgttaaagaaaagcgcttatgggagacaacccatgtttttactccagtatttttgttttatatttgtgtcttggaagttgtttactactgtagcaacctctccttatcttagttttgagttttgttgtgccaagtaaagtctttgatagaaaagtaagtactagatttggattactcgcgcagttccgcatttctttgtctgtcacgaatctgggtctatctccctgtaggtagctcagaaaattaagccaatttacgagcatgatcctcagatatgtacgcaactttcattcaatttgagcattttcgtttgagcaagtctggtggcctaataaaatccatctttacggattgttctgttttgacagattctgtcttttatttcgcattgcctcttttgctatgttggatgaatttctttgatccattaatgtccagtagctttatgcaatgtccagaagtgttaagaatgattgtgtcacctctgaacatgtgaatttttattatgcactaaccctctaatgagttgtttcgagtttggtgtggaggaagttttcaaggatcaagagaggagtatgatgcaatatgatcaaggagagtgaaagctctaagcttggggatgccccgtggttcacccctgcatattctaagaagactcaagcgtctaagcttggggatgcccaaggcatccccttcttcatcgacaacattatcgagttcctccccgaaactatatttttattccgtcacatcttatgcactttgcttggagcgtcggtttgtttttgttttttgttttgtttgaataaaatggatcctagcattcactttatgggagagagacacgctccgctgtagcatatggacaaatatgtccttaggctctactcatagtattcatggcgaagtttcttcttcgttaaattgttatatggttggaattggaaaatgctacatgtagtaactctaaaatgtcttggataatttgatacttggcaattgttgtgctcatgtttaagctcttgcatcatatactttgcacccattaatgaagaaatacttagagcttgttaatttggtttgcatatttggtttctctagagtctagataacatctagtattgagttttgaacaacaaggaagacggtatggagtcttataatgtttaccatatgtcttttatgtgagttttgttgtaccgttcatccttgtgtttgtttcaaataaccttgctagcctaaaccttgtatcgagagggaatacttctcatgcatccaaaatacttgagccaaccactatgccatttgtgtccaccatacctacctactatatggtatttatccgccattccaaagtaaattgcttgagtgctacctttaaaattccatcattcacctttgcaatatatagctcatgggacaaatagcttaaaaaactattgtggtattgaatatgtacttatgcactttatctcttattaagttgcttgttgagcgataaccatgtttcggggacgccatcaactatcctttgttgaatatcatgtgagttgctatgcatgtccgtcttgtctcgaagcaagagagatctaccaccttcatggttggagcatgcatattgttagagaagaactttgggccgctaactaaagccatgattcatggtggaagtttcagtttggacatatatcctcaatctcatatgagaataataattgttgccacatgcttatgcattaaagaggagtccattatctcgttgtccatgttgtcccggtatggatgtctaagttgagaataatcaaaagcgagaaatccaaaatgcgagctttctccttagacctttgtacaggcggcatggaggtaccccattgtgacacttggtcaaaacatgtgcattgcaaagatccggtagtccaagttaattaggacaaggtgcgggcactattagtatactatgcatgagacttgcaacttgtaagatataatgtacataactcatatgctttattactaccgttgacaaaattgtttcatgttttcaaaataaaagctctagcacaaatatagcaatcgatgctttcctctttgaaggaccattctttttacttttatgttgagtcggttcacctatctctctccacctcaagaagcaaacacttgtgtgaactcgtgcattgattcctacatacttgcatattgtacttgttatattactctatgttgactattatccatgagatatacatgttacaagttgaaagcaaccgctgaaacttaatcttcctttgtgttgcttcaatgcctttactttgatttattgctttatgagttaactcttatgcaagacttattgatgcttgtcttgaagtactattcatgaaaagtctttgctttatgattcacttgtttactcatgtcattaccattgttttgatcgctgcattcactacatatgtttacaaatagtatgatcaaggttatgatggcatatcacttcgtaaattatctttgttatcgttttacctcgctcgggacgagcgtaactaagcttggggatgcttgatacgtctccgacgtatcgataatttcttatgttctatgccatattattgatgatacctacatgttttatgcacactttatgtcatattcgtgcattttctcggaactaacctattaacaagatgccgaagtgccagctctcgttttctgttgtttttggtttcagaaatcctagtaacgaaatattctcggaattggacgaaacgaagacccaggggcctatttttccacggagcttccgaagaccggagaacatacgaagtggggccacgaggtggcgacaccacaaggcggcgcggcctagggggccgcgccgccctatggtgtggccccctcgtccggcccccgactcgcccttccgcctacttaaagcctccgtcgcgaaacccccgatgcgaaaaaccacgatacggaaaaccttaccgagacgccgccgccgccgatcccatctcgggggattctggagatctcctccggcaccccgccggagaggggattcatctcccggaggactctacaccgccatggtcgcctccggagtgatgagtgagtagttcacccccggactatgggtccatagcagcagctagatggttgtcttctcctcattgtgcttcattgttggatcttgtgagctgcctaacatgatcaagatcatctatctcgtaatactctatgttgtgtttgtcgggatccgatggatagagaataccatgtcatgttaattatcaagttatttcatatgtgttgtttatgatcttgcatgctctccgttactagtagaggctcggccaagtttttacttttaactccaagagggagtatttatgctcgatagtgggttcatgtctcgcgTGAATCCgggggagtgacgtaaacccctaaggttatggatgtgctcgttgccactagggataaaacattgatgctatgttcgaggatgtagttattgattacattacgcaccatacttaatgcaattgtccgttgctttgcaacttaatacctggagggggttcggacgataacctcgaaagtggactttttaggcatagatgcagctggatggcggtctatgtactttgtcgtaatgcccaattaaatctcactatacttatcatgtcatgtatgtgcattgttatgccctctctatttgtcaattgcccgaccgtaatttgttcacccaacatgcttttatcttatgggagagacacctctagtgaaccgtggaccccggtccattctttagtactcgaaatacaaatctgctcgcaatacttgtttttactattttctctcgcaaacaatcatcttccacacaatacggttaatcctttgttacagacaagtcggtgagattgacaacctcactcgtttcgttggggcaaagtactttggttgtgttgtgcaggttccacgttggcgccggaatctccggtgttgcgccgcactacatcccgccgccatcaaccttcaacgtgcttcttggctcctcccggttcgataaaccttggtttctttctgagggaaaacttgctgctgtgcgcatcataccttcctcttggggttgcccaacgaacgtgtgaaatacacgccatcaagaagcTGACCCCCGACTGACTCCAGGATCCGCTGAGCTAGCCCctggcctccatggccggccagaggaGGAAACCAGTGCAGCGAAGCACAACGAATCCAGAAGCAGCAGAGAAGGATCTTATTGGCGGAGATCCCCGAGGTGGAGGAGCTCGCCTTCTCCGGCCGTCGGAGCTCGACGAGGCAGGACCCCCACACCCAGATGCACCAGACCTGACCCCAAAGATCTCGTGCCCTACTCCAAACTACCGGCAAGCCGCCGAAatacctaaacctaaccctatctACAGCTCCGGCGCCTCCCCTTCGCCATCTCCAGCCGACAGCGCCGCCGGAGAGGGCTTGGGGTCGGCCCGGCCTCACCTGATGGACTCTCaaggaggagggggagaggagAGCAGTGGGAGGAGAGGAGAGCGGTGTGGCCGTGCTAACAACAACTGGTACTGCATATTGATCAGCGTAATGTACCTACTGTACATAAGCATGGCACCGTCCTGTGAGAATGCATTGGTGGTTTTAAGGAGTTTTTTGTAGCATCGATTAGTGGTGACACTTAGTAGGGAAAATCCAGTTATAAAACATAAGTTAGCCTGACGTATTGATATATACTTGGACTCGATTCTATAGTTCATGAAATTGTCTTGCATAAAAATAGTACACGGTGCACCAAGTGAAGAGCTCACCATCCTCTTCTCCAACCATGAACACGTTGGCGCCGAGCACTGACAACTCAAAGACATGAGAACATCGACATGACCCATTGTACGTACCTTGCTACTTTAGCATCTCAGCGTAGCTTTTCTCGCTAGAAAAGTGATGTCCTATATACCAAAAAGAAGTTACGGTCTTACTACTTTGAAGTCCTTTCCCTGAAATTAGCAATTCAATCTATTTTAAGGATATGACCATTCGTTTGTCTACTACTGATGAAAATATCATAGATGCACTAGGAGAGCCAAGCAGGATTTATTGTTTTCAATCATTGGGTGTATTTATCGGCTCTCAATATGATACACTGATGTATCTAAGAAGTGCTTATCACATTACTAAAGAAGTACACGGTGCACCAAGTGAAGAGCTCACCATCCTCTCCTCcaaccatgaacatgttggcgtcGAGCACTGACAACTCAAAGACATGAGAACACCGACATGACGCATTGTACGTACCTTGCTACTTTAGCATCTCAGCGTAGCTTTTCTCGCTAGAAAAGTGATGTCCTATATACCAAAAAGAACTTATGGTCCATGTATTTTTATGCAAGACAATTTCATGAACTATAGAATCGAGTCCAAGTATATATCAATACGTTAGGATAACTTCTGTTTTATAACTGGATTTTCCCTACTAAGTGTCACCACTAATCGATGCTACAAAAAAACTCCTTACAACCACCAATGCATCCTCACAGGCGTGCCATGCTTATGTACAATAGGTAAAGTACGCTGATCAATATGCAGTACCAGTTATTGTTAGCAGACTTAATTTCTTCCTCTTTTTGTTCCTGCTTATTTACTTGGGTCTCATGATTAGCTTTTTATGCACATAATTTTAATTTATGTTCTATCAAATTTCGTTATCACCCACCTTAAAACAcattgtttaaacaacaaaatatTCATCACTTTTATCAATTCAAGTATGGTCTTAAAATTACTAACACCATCAAATTACACAGCCGGCGTTCCGTAAAAAACAATTTCAGTAGTTGTGATGAAAGTTctgatgacgacgacgaagacgatgatggAAGCAACTTAGAAGCAACAGAGGGAAGGAAACGATTTATAAAGTTGTTGAAGAAGATAATGCGATTCCAAAGTCTGAAGCTTTCTCATTGCCTTTCATGGTGCGTTTTCAGTTTTACATTATGTTTATGTTAGTGCATTGGCTTATTAAATGTAATTTTACATGCGTTTATATCACATCCATCATCATATTTTTTCTCTTATCTACATGAGCGTTCGATGAAAAAGCGTGCAGATGCAACTTACGGGGAAACACGACTAGATTATGAAGAATTGGAGCAATCTTTGAGGAAGAGCCAAAACTGACACGAGCACGCTAATGGGCGGTAAATAGGTTTTGCCCTGGGCGAGTTGCTGACACTCTGTTCTCGTAACTGACCCAAGCCAGCCTAGTCATGTGGCTTATTGGGCCTTCTTGCCTCCCGTGGTTCAGCTTATGTAGCGAAAGATATCGATCCCTCCTTACGCCCAGGCTCCCAGCCCAGTATTGTATAGCCCACCGTCGCATctccctcttctctctcctcctaaacctgccgccgccgccgccgcaagaaACCCTGTTTTGGGCGCGCCGCCGTAGCTGATAGAGCACGCTTCCCAGCCACCGTCGGCGCCATGGCCGGACCGAAGCCTAAGCCGAAGGAGAGAACAAAATCCCTGGCCCCCAGGGCATCGCGCGGCGGCAGGAGGGGCGGCAGGGGTGGCGCGGGGAAGTCCGGGGAGAGGCGCAGCCACGGCCCCCATCTCCCCAACAAGCTGCGCCGGGAGCTCGAGTCGCTGGCGCCTGCCCGTGACCGAGGCTCCGACTCCGATGACGAGGATGACGTGGTGGCCGAGGACGTGTACGAGTACgaggagggggtgcccgaggaggaggcccgcaagAACGACCGCTACGACGCCGTCAAGACGTACGAGtacgatttcgacagcgacggcTCCAATGCGGTACGTGCCGATTCCCTTCTTGTACGCGTGATTTTTTAGCTTCTGATAAAGATGCAACTTTGCGGGTTCTTCGTGTGCATTGGAGAAGCAAATGCAGATGTGTTTGCTAGTAGTAATTGAGACATCCTTGCAGTTCCCTCTTTACGTGGTGTTAAATTACATACATGCATATTTGGAAGCAAGCTATACTGAAATTGTGTGTCTACATTTTAGGATGAGGACGTGCCTTCGGATGAAGGCGAGGAtatggaagaagatgatgatggggatgacgatgaggagaagCAGATGAGGATACTCAAGGAGACGACCGGAATGCCTAGAGAAGCGTTCGATGGTAATAAATTTCGGGAATGTTGGATAGTTAAATTGGACAATTCTATACCTAATATGGAACAAAGTTTGGTCGCTTAGTGCTGAATTGCTTCTTAGAATTGGCTCTTTGTTTCGTAATACATCCTAGTTCCTACACATTATTATCGGTTTTTAAAAGAGCTTGAAACTAAAACAAAATGTGGTGCATGAGAAGTTTGCTCTTTGTCAATTTAAACCGAGCTGTGTGATTCTTAAATAGGgggcaagaagaagaagcagcagcaGGCACAAGAGCTGCCTTCGCAGCCTGAAGGTGGTCCAGTAACAATTCATGATCTCATGGATGATATCCGGGATAAGCCTGGGTATAGCAAGATACGCAAGAGGGTCCAGCAGCAGGAGAAAAAGCCAATGGTCGTGCAGGCACCAATGCCCAAAGTCAAGAGGGACTTGCTGGACCGTGCTGCGACGTACAAGGTACACAAGCATGATATCAGCAAGTGGGAGGGGTTAGTGAAAAGCAACCGGGAAGCTACCACACTCTACTTTGAAAATGATTTAGACTTAGGTCAGAGTACTGTTGGGGCAATTGCTAGCAAATTCGAACCAAGGTCAACCTTTGAGAAACAGATGGCTGAGGTTCTACGCAGCACAGAAATTATGGAAGCGCACAAGAACGATGGTGCCAAAATCTTGGAACTTAACAAGGTATGTGGCCTTATATAACTTCACCACTTTAGTTAGATACTATTTGAGTGTTAGTGCTTATTGTTTTGCTGACTGGGCATATTTAGTGATAATATGCAAGTTTCAAGCTTCTGAGCTCAGAGGTTGCTATGCTAAATAAGTTCATGTATTTGTGTAGATGGATGTGGAAGATGTAAGAGAGCGTCAAAACCGTCTTGCTAAAATGCGCAGCCTTCTGTTTCGTCATGAGATGAAAGCAAAACGTGTGAAGAAGATTAAGTCTAGGACATATCATCggttgttgaagaaggacaaacgGAAAGCATCCTCAGCAGATCTGGAGGCAGATCCTGAAGCAGCAGAAGAGTCTGCTATGAAACAAGAATTTAAGCGTGCAGAGGTAGTTTGTAGTTTATTTTGAGAATTCTCTTGTATATCTCCACAATAATTTTGCTAATCTATCTCCCAATTGTTTTCAGGAAAGGATGACACTCAAGCACAAGAATAATTCGAAATGGGCGAAGCGAATCTTGAAGCGAGGTTTGTCTGTTCAGGATGAAGGCACACGAGATGCTATTACTGCACAACTCCAACAACATGCTCTTCTTACTAGAAAAATGAATTCCATAAAAAACGATTCTAGTAGTAGTGATGAAAGTTctgatgacgatgacgaagacgatgatgGAAGCAACTTAGAAGCAAAGCTTCTGAACAGAGGGAAGGAAAAGATTCGTAAAGTTGTTGAAGAAGATAATGCGATTCCGAAGTCTGGAGTTTTTTCATTGCCTTTCATGGTGCGCTTTCAGTTTTACATTGTGTTTTTGTTAGTGCATTGGCTTATTAAATGTCATTTTGCATGCGTTTATATCACAGccatcatcatatttcttctcttATCTACAGGAGCGTGCAATGAAAAAGCGTGCAGATGCAACTTACGAGGAAACACGGCTAGATTATGAAGAATTGGAGCAATCTTTGAGGAAATTGGAAGATGGCAACACTGAGGAGAATGTAGATTCCATCAAGGTGACGGGTAAGAGAACTTTTGGTCCTGTCAAAAGGACACATGCAGAGACAAACAAGAGGCCTAAATTAGGGGATGCTGACAGGAACAGTGACAGTGGGTATGACTCTGACTGTGGTCAACATTTCGACAGCAGTGAAGAGAATAAGAAGGCAGACTATGCAAATAACAAGGCAGATGATGTCCAACTTGGGACCGCACTGCTCGATGATGAACAACAGAATGATCTATTCATAGTAAGATCTTCTAAACTTTGCACTGTTGCCGTATCATGTGTTTTTCAGTGTAGAAATCTTATCTATAATCTCTAAATTATGTAGAGCTTTGATGACGCTAGAAAAAGCCCACGCACAAAGACAGAGATTGAAGTTGGGATCTTAGCTGATAATTCGTGGAAGAAGGTACTTATACTGGCACCTTGTGTTGAAAGCTCTTTGATTCCATGCCATATTTCTTTTCA contains:
- the LOC124660793 gene encoding U3 small nucleolar RNA-associated protein 14 isoform X1; the protein is MAGPKPKPKERTKSLAPRASRGGRRGGRGGAGKSGERRSHGPHLPNKLRRELESLAPARDRGSDSDDEDDVVAEDVYEYEEGVPEEEARKNDRYDAVKTYEYDFDSDGSNADEDVPSDEGEDMEEDDDGDDDEEKQMRILKETTGMPREAFDGGKKKKQQQAQELPSQPEGGPVTIHDLMDDIRDKPGYSKIRKRVQQQEKKPMVVQAPMPKVKRDLLDRAATYKVHKHDISKWEGLVKSNREATTLYFENDLDLGQSTVGAIASKFEPRSTFEKQMAEVLRSTEIMEAHKNDGAKILELNKMDVEDVRERQNRLAKMRSLLFRHEMKAKRVKKIKSRTYHRLLKKDKRKASSADLEADPEAAEESAMKQEFKRAEERMTLKHKNNSKWAKRILKRGLSVQDEGTRDAITAQLQQHALLTRKMNSIKNDSSSSDESSDDDDEDDDGSNLEAKLLNRGKEKIRKVVEEDNAIPKSGVFSLPFMERAMKKRADATYEETRLDYEELEQSLRKLEDGNTEENVDSIKVTGKRTFGPVKRTHAETNKRPKLGDADRNSDSGYDSDCGQHFDSSEENKKADYANNKADDVQLGTALLDDEQQNDLFISFDDARKSPRTKTEIEVGILADNSWKKVKSSKANGDHNKKGSKNKSKVQIPSAVDPNAEQLHNSDSDPEEEMVDGFLTIPDEKENYKLPSQADLIRQAFAADDVEAEFENDKLEALNEENPEPEEPALVPGWGQWTDIQQKKGLPSWMVKEHEDAKRKREEALKRRKDAKLKNVIISEHVDKKAEKLLATNLPFPYTSKDVYENSIRMPLGPDFNPAISLSALNRPAIVKKPGVVIKPIQYEEINPHEKPDEPRRVIQRAKPNPSLKKTSAKQAKRTTSHPRN
- the LOC124660793 gene encoding U3 small nucleolar RNA-associated protein 14 isoform X2, which gives rise to MAGPKPKPKERTKSLAPRASRGGRRGGRGGAGKSGERRSHGPHLPNKLRRELESLAPARDRGSDSDDEDDVVAEDVYEYEEGVPEEEARKNDRYDAVKTYEYDFDSDGSNADEDVPSDEGEDMEEDDDGDDDEEKQMRILKETTGMPREAFDGGKKKKQQQAQELPSQPEGGPVTIHDLMDDIRDKPGYSKIRKRVQQQEKKPMVVQAPMPKVKRDLLDRAATYKVHKHDISKWEGLVKSNREATTLYFENDLDLGQSTVGAIASKFEPRSTFEKQMAEVLRSTEIMEAHKNDGAKILELNKMDVEDVRERQNRLAKMRSLLFRHEMKAKRVKKIKSRTYHRLLKKDKRKASSADLEADPEAAEESAMKQEFKRAEERMTLKHKNNSKWAKRILKRGLSVQDEGTRDAITAQLQQHALLTRKMNSIKNDSSSSDESSDDDDEDDDGSNLEAKLLNRGKEKIRKVVEEDNAIPKSGVFSLPFMERAMKKRADATYEETRLDYEELEQSLRKLEDGNTEENVDSIKVTGKRTFGPVKRTHAETNKRPKLGDADRNSDSGYDSDCGQHFDSSEENKKADYANNKADDVQLGTALLDDEQQNDLFISFDDARKSPRTKTEIEVGILADNSWKKVKSSKANGDHNKKGSKNKSKVQIPSAVDPNAELHNSDSDPEEEMVDGFLTIPDEKENYKLPSQADLIRQAFAADDVEAEFENDKLEALNEENPEPEEPALVPGWGQWTDIQQKKGLPSWMVKEHEDAKRKREEALKRRKDAKLKNVIISEHVDKKAEKLLATNLPFPYTSKDVYENSIRMPLGPDFNPAISLSALNRPAIVKKPGVVIKPIQYEEINPHEKPDEPRRVIQRAKPNPSLKKTSAKQAKRTTSHPRN